A window of Streptomyces armeniacus contains these coding sequences:
- a CDS encoding MerR family transcriptional regulator produces the protein MRIGELAARTGVSVRSLRYYEDQQLLGSERSPGGQRHYAEYAVDRVRMIQQLYAAGLSSKTILGILPCVVTGEVTPELLGRLTAERDRIDRQISDLAATRDRLDTIISASTCVHEAGGHCAPEGGARPLAAEGACR, from the coding sequence GTGCGCATCGGCGAACTGGCCGCCAGGACCGGCGTGAGCGTGCGGTCCCTGCGGTACTACGAGGACCAGCAACTGCTCGGCTCCGAACGCAGCCCCGGCGGGCAGCGGCACTACGCGGAGTACGCGGTCGACCGGGTCCGGATGATCCAGCAGCTGTACGCCGCCGGCCTGTCCAGCAAGACGATCCTGGGCATCCTGCCGTGCGTCGTCACCGGCGAGGTGACACCGGAGCTGCTGGGGCGGCTGACGGCCGAACGGGACCGTATCGACCGGCAGATCAGCGATCTGGCCGCGACCCGGGACCGGCTCGACACCATCATCAGCGCGTCCACCTGCGTCCACGAGGCGGGCGGGCACTGCGCCCCGGAGGGCGGTGCACGGCCCCTCGCGGCCGAGGGCGCGTGCCGCTGA
- a CDS encoding bifunctional [glutamine synthetase] adenylyltransferase/[glutamine synthetase]-adenylyl-L-tyrosine phosphorylase, which yields MNVAQGGRRDSRFGQLLRRGFQQPADAVGLLDTPGLEPVRDDTLILDALAATADPDLALFGLVRLVEALAAEQADERPVNGAGTANGTGTATDGAQALLDTLLTAKPLRDRLLGVLGASEALGDHLARHPADWQALVTYEAADLHPGVEEFVAALDGIAGPDELRAAYRRCLLSIAARDVCGTTGLAETAAELADLATATLRAALALARAEAPEDAAACRLAVVAMGKCGGHELNYVSDVDVIFVGEPADNGTPEGEAVRAATRIASRMMRICSDTTAEGTIWPVDANLRPEGRNGPLVRTLSSHLAYYQRWAKTWEFQALLKARPVAGDEALGAAYVNAVAPLVWQASERENFVTDVQQMRRRVVENIPVAHMERELKLGPGGLRDVEFAVQLLQLVHGRSDATLRSPTTLAALDALAAGGYVGRQDAAALDASYRFLRTMEHRIQLYKLRRTHLMPEDEADQRRLARSLGFRTEPLSELHKAWKRHASSVRRLHEKLFYRPLLDAVAQLAPGEIRLSAKAAKQRLEALGYADPGAALRHLEALASGVSRKAAIQRTLLPVLLGWFADSADPDAGLLNFRKVSDALGKTPWYLRLLRDEGVAAENLARVLSAGRLAPDLLLRAPEAVALLAAAHELQPRGRRALTQEILAAVGRADGPEQAVTAARGVRRRELFRTAAADIIGAYGTEDSPVPEDPAPAVDRLGGALSDINAATLAGALRAAVRDQWGDELPTRFAVIGMGRFGGHELGYGSDADVLFVHEPRPGVSEEDAAKAAYTVANEIRRLLQLPASDPPLLVDADLRPEGKSGPLVRTLASYAAYYRRWSQTWESHALLRAAPVAGDEELGARFIELIDPLRYPADGLSEDAVREIRRLKARMEAERMPRGADPTTHAKLGRGGLSDVEWTVQLLQLRHAAAEPGLRTTRTREALAAAAAAGLLDGDDARTLDEAWLLATRVRNAVMLVRGRPGDTFPSEPRELAAVGRYLGYEAEPGSTEGGEPGGSVGEMLDDYRRTTRRARAVMERLFYGA from the coding sequence GTGAACGTGGCGCAGGGCGGGCGACGGGACAGCAGGTTCGGGCAGCTCCTGCGGCGCGGGTTCCAGCAACCGGCGGACGCCGTGGGGCTGCTGGACACACCGGGCCTGGAGCCCGTACGGGACGACACGCTCATTCTGGACGCGCTGGCCGCGACTGCCGACCCCGACCTGGCGCTGTTCGGCCTCGTGCGGCTGGTGGAGGCGCTCGCGGCAGAGCAGGCGGACGAGAGGCCGGTGAACGGCGCCGGGACCGCGAATGGCACGGGCACAGCGACCGACGGCGCGCAGGCCCTGCTGGACACGCTGCTCACCGCCAAGCCGCTGCGTGACCGGCTGCTCGGCGTGCTCGGCGCGTCCGAGGCGCTCGGCGACCACCTCGCCCGCCACCCCGCCGACTGGCAGGCGCTGGTCACGTACGAGGCGGCCGATCTGCACCCGGGCGTCGAGGAGTTCGTCGCCGCGCTCGACGGGATCGCCGGCCCCGACGAGCTGCGCGCCGCCTACCGCCGCTGCCTGCTGTCCATCGCCGCCCGCGACGTGTGCGGTACGACAGGTCTGGCCGAGACCGCCGCCGAACTCGCCGATCTGGCCACCGCCACCCTGCGCGCCGCCCTCGCCCTGGCGCGCGCCGAGGCGCCGGAGGACGCCGCCGCCTGCCGGCTCGCCGTCGTCGCGATGGGCAAGTGCGGCGGCCACGAGCTGAACTACGTCTCCGACGTGGACGTCATCTTCGTCGGTGAACCGGCCGACAACGGCACCCCGGAGGGCGAGGCCGTACGGGCCGCCACCCGCATCGCCTCCCGCATGATGCGGATCTGCTCGGACACCACCGCCGAGGGCACCATCTGGCCCGTGGACGCCAACCTCCGCCCCGAGGGCCGGAACGGGCCGCTCGTACGCACCCTCAGCAGCCATCTCGCGTACTACCAGCGGTGGGCCAAGACCTGGGAGTTCCAGGCGCTGCTCAAGGCGCGGCCGGTCGCCGGGGACGAGGCGCTCGGCGCCGCGTACGTGAACGCCGTGGCGCCGCTGGTGTGGCAGGCGTCCGAGCGCGAGAACTTCGTCACCGACGTGCAGCAGATGCGCCGCCGCGTGGTGGAGAACATCCCCGTCGCGCACATGGAACGCGAGCTGAAGCTCGGGCCCGGCGGGCTGCGCGACGTCGAATTCGCCGTGCAGCTGCTCCAGTTGGTGCACGGCCGGTCCGACGCCACGCTGCGCAGCCCCACCACCCTCGCCGCGCTGGACGCGCTCGCCGCCGGCGGCTACGTCGGCCGCCAGGACGCCGCCGCGCTCGACGCGTCGTACCGCTTCCTGCGCACCATGGAGCACCGCATCCAGCTGTACAAGCTGCGCCGCACGCATCTGATGCCCGAGGACGAGGCGGACCAGCGGCGGCTGGCCCGCTCGCTGGGCTTCCGCACGGAGCCCCTCTCGGAGCTGCACAAGGCGTGGAAGCGGCACGCCTCCTCCGTACGGCGGCTGCACGAGAAGCTGTTCTACCGCCCGCTGCTCGACGCCGTCGCCCAACTCGCCCCCGGCGAGATCCGGTTGTCCGCGAAGGCCGCCAAGCAGCGCCTGGAGGCGCTGGGTTACGCCGACCCGGGCGCCGCGCTGCGCCATCTGGAGGCGCTGGCCAGCGGCGTGAGCCGGAAGGCCGCGATCCAGCGGACGCTGCTGCCGGTGCTGCTGGGCTGGTTCGCGGACTCGGCCGACCCGGACGCCGGGCTGCTCAACTTCCGCAAGGTGTCCGACGCGCTCGGCAAGACCCCCTGGTATCTGCGGCTGCTGCGCGACGAGGGCGTCGCGGCGGAGAACCTGGCGCGCGTCCTGTCCGCCGGCCGGCTCGCCCCCGACCTGCTGCTGCGGGCCCCCGAGGCGGTCGCCCTGCTCGCCGCCGCGCACGAACTCCAGCCGCGCGGGCGCAGAGCGCTGACCCAGGAGATCCTGGCTGCGGTCGGCCGCGCGGACGGCCCGGAGCAGGCCGTCACGGCGGCCCGCGGAGTACGGCGGCGGGAGCTGTTCCGTACGGCCGCCGCGGACATCATCGGCGCGTACGGCACCGAGGACAGCCCCGTGCCGGAGGATCCCGCGCCGGCCGTCGACCGGCTCGGCGGCGCGCTCTCCGACATCAACGCCGCCACCCTCGCCGGCGCCCTCCGCGCCGCCGTACGCGACCAGTGGGGCGACGAACTGCCCACCCGCTTCGCCGTCATCGGCATGGGCCGGTTCGGCGGCCACGAGCTGGGCTACGGCTCGGACGCGGACGTGCTGTTCGTACACGAGCCGCGACCGGGCGTGAGCGAGGAGGACGCGGCCAAGGCCGCGTACACCGTCGCCAACGAGATCCGCCGGCTGCTCCAGCTGCCCGCCTCCGACCCGCCGCTGCTCGTCGACGCGGACCTGCGCCCGGAGGGCAAGTCCGGCCCGCTGGTGCGCACCCTGGCCTCGTACGCCGCGTACTACCGCCGCTGGTCCCAGACGTGGGAGAGCCACGCGCTGCTGCGCGCCGCGCCGGTGGCGGGGGACGAGGAGCTGGGTGCGCGGTTCATCGAGCTGATCGACCCGCTGCGGTATCCGGCCGACGGACTGAGCGAGGACGCCGTACGCGAGATCCGCCGCCTCAAGGCCCGCATGGAGGCCGAGCGGATGCCCCGCGGCGCCGACCCCACCACCCACGCCAAGCTGGGCCGCGGCGGGCTGTCCGACGTGGAGTGGACGGTGCAGCTGCTCCAGCTGCGGCACGCGGCGGCGGAGCCGGGGCTGCGCACCACGCGCACCCGCGAGGCGCTGGCCGCCGCCGCGGCGGCGGGCCTGCTGGACGGCGACGACGCGCGGACCCTGGACGAGGCGTGGCTGCTGGCGACCCGCGTGCGGAACGCCGTGATGCTCGTACGTGGCCGGCCCGGCGACACCTTCCCGTCCGAGCCGCGCGAACTCGCGGCCGTGGGCCGGTACCTGGGCTACGAGGCGGAGCCGGGGAGCACGGAGGGCGGCGAGCCCGGCGGCAGCGTCGGCGAGATGCTGGACGACTACCGCCGGACGACGCGGCGGGCACGCGCGGTGATGGAGCGGCTGTTCTACGGGGCGTGA
- a CDS encoding phosphatase PAP2 family protein: MRAPRRPRIWFEIALIAVSYWTYSLIRNAVPEQRDSALRNADWIWDAERAIGLGFEHSVNHAMNGVTWLIVSMNYYYATLHFVVTIGVLVWLYRWQPGRYAASRLVIFATTGTALLGYYLYPLAPPRLMPDAGFIDTVQVHETWGSMASGNLADMSNQYAAMPSMHIGWSVWCGIMIATLAAPLWVRVLGVLYPLTTLFVIVATANHFWLDAVGGLICLSFGFAVTRLWYGRLPAQMPSQVALGTAA; the protein is encoded by the coding sequence ATGAGAGCTCCTCGCAGACCCCGGATCTGGTTCGAGATCGCTCTGATCGCGGTCAGTTACTGGACGTACTCGCTGATCCGGAACGCGGTGCCCGAGCAGCGCGACTCGGCCCTGCGCAACGCCGACTGGATCTGGGACGCGGAGCGCGCCATCGGGCTGGGCTTCGAGCACTCGGTCAACCACGCCATGAACGGCGTGACCTGGCTCATCGTCTCGATGAACTACTACTACGCGACGCTGCACTTCGTCGTCACCATAGGCGTGCTCGTCTGGCTCTACCGCTGGCAGCCGGGCCGTTACGCCGCGAGCAGACTCGTCATCTTCGCCACCACGGGCACGGCCCTCCTCGGCTACTACCTCTATCCGCTGGCTCCCCCGCGGCTCATGCCGGACGCGGGCTTCATCGACACGGTGCAGGTGCACGAGACCTGGGGCTCGATGGCGTCCGGCAACCTCGCCGACATGTCCAACCAGTACGCGGCGATGCCGTCGATGCACATCGGCTGGTCGGTCTGGTGCGGCATCATGATCGCCACGCTCGCGGCGCCCCTCTGGGTGCGGGTTCTCGGCGTGCTCTATCCGCTGACGACCCTGTTCGTGATCGTCGCGACCGCCAACCACTTCTGGCTCGACGCCGTCGGCGGTCTGATCTGCCTCAGCTTCGGCTTCGCCGTGACCCGCCTCTGGTACGGGCGGCTGCCGGCCCAGATGCCGAGCCAAGTGGCCCTCGGCACGGCGGCCTGA
- a CDS encoding alkene reductase, whose product MTSLFDSHRLGALRLPNRVVMAPMSRARATADGMPTASQATYYAQRATAGLIVSEGVQPSLQGQSNPYTPGLHSAAQAAAWLPVTDAVHANGGRIFAQLMHGGRVGHPEVAGYVPVAPSAVRLDAELFTGPRGLLPAPEPRALSTREAAGEARVFGDAARYAVDAGFDGVELHGANGYLIQQFLSSNVNRRTDAYGGSVTGRIRFAVEAAEAAVDAVGADRVGIRLSPGGRVWDTAEDDVPELYAALLDALAGLGLAYVHVLVATDEDLLLALRKAWPHTFIANPGGQIGPKPTTRADAEHWLGQGADLVSFGRAYLANPDLVERLRTGAPLSEADRDTWYQGGDTGYLDYPAYVHRPAAA is encoded by the coding sequence ATGACCAGTCTGTTCGACAGCCACCGGCTCGGCGCCCTGCGGCTGCCCAACCGGGTCGTGATGGCCCCGATGTCCCGGGCCCGCGCGACCGCGGACGGCATGCCGACCGCCTCGCAGGCGACGTACTACGCCCAGCGGGCCACCGCCGGGCTCATCGTCAGCGAGGGCGTGCAGCCGAGCCTCCAGGGCCAGTCCAACCCGTACACGCCGGGCCTGCACAGCGCCGCGCAGGCCGCCGCGTGGCTGCCGGTGACCGACGCGGTGCACGCCAACGGCGGCCGCATCTTCGCCCAGCTCATGCACGGGGGACGGGTCGGGCACCCCGAGGTCGCGGGGTACGTGCCGGTCGCGCCGTCCGCGGTACGGCTCGACGCCGAACTGTTCACCGGGCCCAGGGGGTTGCTGCCCGCGCCCGAGCCGCGCGCCCTGTCGACGCGCGAAGCCGCGGGCGAGGCACGGGTGTTCGGCGACGCCGCGCGGTACGCGGTCGACGCCGGGTTCGACGGCGTGGAGCTGCACGGCGCGAACGGCTACCTCATCCAGCAGTTCCTGTCGTCCAACGTCAACCGGCGCACCGACGCCTACGGCGGCTCCGTCACCGGCCGCATCCGGTTCGCCGTCGAGGCGGCGGAGGCGGCCGTGGACGCCGTCGGCGCCGACCGCGTCGGCATCCGGCTCTCCCCCGGCGGCCGGGTCTGGGACACGGCGGAGGACGACGTCCCGGAGCTGTACGCGGCGCTGCTCGACGCTCTCGCCGGGCTGGGCCTCGCGTACGTGCACGTGCTCGTCGCCACCGACGAGGACCTGCTGCTCGCGCTCCGCAAGGCGTGGCCGCACACGTTCATCGCCAACCCGGGCGGCCAGATCGGCCCGAAGCCGACCACGCGGGCAGACGCCGAGCACTGGCTCGGCCAGGGCGCGGACCTGGTCAGCTTCGGCCGCGCCTACCTCGCCAATCCGGATCTGGTCGAACGCCTGCGGACCGGGGCGCCGTTGAGCGAGGCCGACCGGGACACCTGGTACCAGGGCGGCGACACCGGCTACCTGGACTATCCCGCCTACGTGCACCGGCCCGCCGCGGCCTGA